The genomic interval GATGCCGCGGGCCGGCCGGACGGGACGATCGGCGACCACATCGGCACGGTGATGGTCGGTGAGAAGGCTCCGTCGATCTGGCAGCGGCTCCGCGGTGCATCGTCGTACCTGGCGATCTATCTCGGGATCGCCTGCGTGCTCGGCCTACTCGGGTCGTGGTTGCTCGCGCGCCGGATCAAGCGGCAGACGCTCGGGCTCGAGCCGCGCGAGATCGCCGGCCTGGCCGAGCACCGGGAGGCGATGCTGTACGGGCTGGCCGAGGGAGTCGTTGCCTTGGACCCCCAGCTGCGCGTCACGCTGGTGAACGACGTCGGCCGCCGGCTGCTCGACCTGCCGTCGAACGCGGTCGGTCGCAGCCTCGGCGATCTCGGGATCGAAGGCCGGTTGCGCGAAGTGCTCGCCGGCGAGGACGAGGCGCGCGACGCGGTCGTCGTACGGCGTGGGCGCGTGCTGGTGATGAACCGGATGGAGGTGCTGAAGGACGGGCGATCACTCGGATCGGTGACGACGCTGCGCGACCGGACCGAGCTGGCGCAGCTCGAGCGGGAATTGGGATCGTTCCGTTCGTCCGCCGAGCTGCTCCGGGCCCAGACACACGAGTTCGCGAACCAGTTGCACACGATCTCCGGCCTGATCCAGATCGGGGAGTACGACGAGGTCGTGACGTACGTCGGCGCGCTCAACCGCTACCGTGAGTCGCTCGACCTGACCGTGACCCGGCGGGTCCACGACACCGCGGTCGCCGCCCTGCTGATGGCGAAGTCCTCGCTCGCGGCCGAACGCCGCGTCGAGCTCCGGGTGTCCGAGCGTACGACGCTGCTCCGGCTGGATCCGGCGCTGTCCGCCGACGTGGCGACCGTGGTCGGCAATCTCGTCGACAATGCGATCGATGCGGCCGCCCAGTCCGGTACGCCGCTGTCGCCCGCGTGGGTCGAGGTCGAGCTCCGGCAGGATGCGACCAGTGTGGAGATCCTGGTCCGCGACTCCGGTCCCGGCGTGGCGCCCGAGCTGGCGCAGGAGGTGTTCGCGCACGGTTTCACCACCAAGGCCGCTGCTGAAGGCGAACGCGGGATCGGGCTCGCGATGACCCGGCTGATCTGCCGCCGGCGCGGCGGCGAGGTCGCCGTCACCAACAACGCCGACGGCGGCGCGGCGTTCGTCGCCCGCATGTCCGCCCAGCGCACGCCCCAGGGAGCCCGATGATCACGGTCCTCGTCGTCGACGACGACTTCATGGTCGCCCGCATCCACCGCGGCTTCGTGGACCGGGTGGACGGCTTCGAGGTCGTCGGTACGGCGAACTCCGGCGACCAGGCCGTCGCGGCGCTGTCCGAGCTCCGGCCCGATCTGGTGCTGCTCGACCTCTACCTGCCCGACGTGTTCGGCATCGAGCTGATCGCCCGCCTGCGCGCCGTACAGCCAGACGTCGACATCCTCGTCATCACCGCGGCCCGCGAGGCCGACGCCGTCCGCGGCGCCGTACGCCAGGGGGTCGTCAACTACCTGCTGAAACCCTTCGGTTTCGAGGACCTGCGGACTCGCCTGCACGAGTACGCCCGCCGCCGGGCCAGCGTCCCCGACCAGGTCACCTCCCAAGCCGACGTCGACCGGGTCCTCGCCCCCGCCCGCCCGACCGTCAACCGCCTGCCCAAGGGCCTCAGCCAGGAAACCACCGACCTGGTCACCGCAGCCCTCCGCACCACCCCCGAAAACCTCTCCGCCGCCGAATGCGCCGAAAAAGTAGGCATCTCCCGCGTGAGCGCCCGCCGCTACCTGGAGTTCCTCTGCACCCAAGGCCAAGCCCAGGTAACCCTCCGCTACGGCACCACAGGCCGCCCCGAACGCCGCTACCACTGGAGAAGCTGAATTTGGTGGGATCCTCCAGCGATTCAGAGCGATTCAGAGGCCGAAGGCATCACAGTCACCCACGCCCCCGGATGCTCGCCGACCCGCCCGCCCTCGCCGGCGCCGAGGCCGTGATCATCGCCGGCGGCCCACTCGCCGCGACCGCCCGCCGCCTGGCCGAGCTCGACCCGGCACCGATCATCGAGCCCCTCCCCGGCGCAGCCGCCCTCGCCATCGCCCGCGTCGGGGCCGGGGTCGGGCTCGGACAACACGCGATCTGAAGGGTGTATCGGTTAACGGCGGATCCCCAGGCCATCACAATCACGGTGTTCGGGCGCCGGCCCGCCTGCACGTCGCGGCGCAGCCCGATTGTGATGGCCTGGGGATCCGCCCCTGCCCGCTAGGGTTACTCCTCGACGAGTTCGACCGTGGCGGCGTGGCGTTCGGCCAGGGTGTGGTAGACGGCGGCGTTGTGGTCGACGAAGAGTTTGGCGGTGCCTTCGAGCGGGACGATCTTCTTGGCGGGGCTGCCCATCGCGACCGATTCCGGTGGGATGACGGCGCCCGGGGTGACCGTGGAGCCGGCGGCGATCAGTGAACGCTTGCCGACGACCGCGCCGTCGAGGACGATCGCGCCGTTGCCGACCAGGGCCTGTTCGCCGATCGTGCAGTCGTGGACCAGGCACTGGTGCCCGACCGTCGCGTTCGGCCCGATCTCGCAGCCGTTGTGGCCGACGTGGATGACGGTGTTGTCCTGGATGTTCGCTCCGGCGCGGATCGTGATCGTCCCCAGGTCGGCCCGGATCACCGCGCCGTACCAGATCGAGACCCCGGCCTCGACGACCACGTCTCCCACCAACGTGGCGGTCGGCGCGATCCAGGCGTCAGGGTGCACGGTCGGACGTTTACCTTCGAAGGAGTACAGCGGCATACGTCGCACCCTATGCGCACTAGCGTGGAGCGGGTGCTCAAAACAGTCGCCGGGTTCGCAGCGTTCGGGTTGTTCTGGGGAGCGTGGGGAGCGATCCTGCCCGCGGTCCGGGCCGGCGCCGGGGTGAACGACGGTGAGCTCGGCGTCGCACTGCTGATGATCGGGCTCGGCGCCCTGGTGTCGATGCGGTTCACCGGCTACCTGATCGACCGGTACGGCGGGATCGTGCTTCCGGTCGTGGTTGCACTGTTCGCGATCTGCGGCGTACTGCCCGCGCTCGCCGGTTCGGTCGGCTCGCTGATCGGGGCCTTGTTGTTGCTCGGAGCAACGTCCGGTGCGACGGACGTGGCCATCAACGCGACCGGCTCCCACGCGGAGGCCGCGAGCGGACGGCCGGTGATGAACCTCGCGCACGGCATGTTCTCCGTCGCGGTCGTGGTGGCAAGCCTAGGCACAGCCGGCCTCCGCGCCGCCGGCGTAGGCGCACTCCCGATCCTGGGCGCCACCGCCACCCTGATCATCATCACCGCAACCCTCGCCCTCCGCCCCACCTCCACACAACCCACCCCCAACACCACCGACCCAAGCACCACCCCGGGCGGCGTAGGCGCGAGCAGCACCCCGGGCGCAGCCGGCCAGGGCGGGGCCCCGGGGGCGACCGGACCGTCGGACCTGCGTCGGCGCCGGCTTGAGCCTGCGCTGCTGGTGTTTGGGGTGCTGTGTGCGATCGCGTACTTGGTCGAGAATGCTTGGCAGAGTTGGAGTGCAGTACATCTGGACACCTCGCTCCACGCCCCGGCCGGGCTCGCGTCGAGTGCGCCGGCAGTATTCGCCGCCGCGGCCGCCACCGGCCGGTTCGCCGGCAACGCTCTCCTGAAGCGGGCCCGGCCCGTGCAGCTTCTGGTTGTCGGCGGCCTCGTCGCCGCCGTCGGTTCCCTGGTTGCGGCGACGGCCAACGACCCTTGGGCAGCGCTGATCGGGATCGGCGTCGCGGGCCTCGGTACGTCGGTGTGCGCGCCGACGATCATCGGGATGGCAGGCGCCTGGGCCGGCCCCGATCGGCGCGCCGGCGCGATCTCGGTGGTGACCACGATCGCCTACCTCGGGTTCTTGATCGGCCCGGCGGCAGTCGGCGCGGTCTCGTCGGAATGGTCGCTGCCGGTCGCTCTGGGTGGTGTCGCCGTACTCGCGGTCGTCGTCGCCGCCTTCGCTCCGGTAGCCGGCCGGATCGCCGGACGCCGCCCACTCGGCTGACCCCGTCGACCCACACTGAAAGGGAATCGAAAGAACCGCGTACGAGGTTACGGTGACTAGATCTAGCGAGGAGGGTGGCATGACGGAGATCGCAAAGTCCGGGGCAGCGGTGATCAACCGGGCCGACGGGCGGGACGACGGGGAAGAGTGGACCGAGAACTACACCCAGCTCCCGGGTGGGGCTGGTGTCTCGTTGATTCTCGAGTCGACCACGCAGGAGGGCACCGGGCCGCGGCTGCACAAGCATCCGTACGCCGAGACGTTCATCATCCGCCGCGGTTCGGCCACGTTCACGGTCGACGGCGAGGAGATCGTCGGCCGGGCCGGCCAGATCCTGGTCGTCCCCGCGCACACGCCGCACAAGTTCCGCACCGGCCCCGGCGGCTACGAAGCGGTCCACATCCACGCCAACCCGACGTTCGAAACCATCTGGCTGGAGTAGCCGTCAAGCCTCCGGGGGAGTGAACGCGGCCAGCAGGGTCGCGGTGATGTACGGCGCGGCCTGGTCGGACGTGATTCGGCCGGCGTGGATCTCACTCGCGGCGCCGTGCATCACGTTGTGCATGACGCTGACCAGCCATGACGTCGGCAGGTCGGTGCGGAAGACGCCGTCGGTGCGGCCGCGTTCCAGCAGCCGCTCGACTCGTGCCATCGGGTCGGCGTGCAGTTCTTGCACCCGCCCGGGCGGCAGTGCGTCCTGAGCCGCCAGCAATAGTGCGCGGTACTGGTCGACGAGTTGCCAGCTCGACTCGATCAACCGCGCCAACGCCGTCCGCGGATCCCCGGTCAGATCGACCCGCCCGAGGGTCTCCTCGCCTAGAGCGATCGCCTGCACGAACACCGCGTCGACCAGTTCGGCCCGGGACGGGAAGTGGCCGTAGAGCGTGACCCGCCCGACCCCGGCCGCCTTCGCGATCTCCGACGTACTCGCGGCCGGATCGCGGCTCAGGCACTCTGCCGCCGCGGTCAGGATCGCCGCGATGTTGCGCTGCGCGTCCGCCCGCCTGGTGGTCACAGCCATCGACGCCTCCTCATCTCGAACACCGTTGTACGAATTCCTCTTGTCGAACACCAGTGTACGAGTTACGGTAGCCACTTAACCCGTACACACCTGTTCAACTTAAGGATGACGACCCATGAATCAACCCGACCCCCGGCGGTGGCGACTGCTGGGGCTGCTCGCCGTCGCGCAGTTCATGCTGATCCTCGACGTCACCGTGGTGGCGATCGCGCTGCCGAACATCGAGACAGATCTCCAGCTCGGCCGCGAGACGCTGACCTGGGTGGTCAGCGCGTACACGCTGATGTTCGGTGGTCTGATGCTGCTCGGCGGCCGCGCTGCCGACCTGTTCGGCTCCCGCCGCGTCGTGCTGACCGGCCTGATCGTGTTCACCGCGGCCTCGCTCGTCACCGGCCTGGCGAACGGGCCCGAGCTCCTCCTCGGCGGCCGGGTCGCGCAGGGCATCGGCGCCGCGATGTTGTCGCCGGCCGCGTTGTCCGTCGTCACGAAGACGTTCGACGGCGAGGAGCGCAACAAGGCACTCGGCATCTGGTCCGCGATGGGCGGTGGCGGCTCGGCGATCGGCGTACTGCTCGGCGGCCTGCTGACCGCCGGCCCCGGCTGGCAATGGGTCTTCTACATCAACCTGCCGATCGGCCTGGTCGTGTTCACCCTCCTGATCCGGATGCTCCCGTCCGACCGGCCGAGCGAACAGCAGGGCCGCCTCGACGTACCCGGCGCTCTGCTCGTCACGGCCGGCACGGGTACGGCGATCTACGCGCTGATCAACGCCGGCGACCGCGGCTGGCTCTCGGCCGCGACCCTCGGCACGTTGGCCGGCGCCCTCGTCCTGTACGGCGTCTTCGCCTGGGTGCAGCGCT from Kribbella sp. NBC_00709 carries:
- a CDS encoding TetR/AcrR family transcriptional regulator is translated as MAVTTRRADAQRNIAAILTAAAECLSRDPAASTSEIAKAAGVGRVTLYGHFPSRAELVDAVFVQAIALGEETLGRVDLTGDPRTALARLIESSWQLVDQYRALLLAAQDALPPGRVQELHADPMARVERLLERGRTDGVFRTDLPTSWLVSVMHNVMHGAASEIHAGRITSDQAAPYITATLLAAFTPPEA
- a CDS encoding MFS transporter; translation: MNQPDPRRWRLLGLLAVAQFMLILDVTVVAIALPNIETDLQLGRETLTWVVSAYTLMFGGLMLLGGRAADLFGSRRVVLTGLIVFTAASLVTGLANGPELLLGGRVAQGIGAAMLSPAALSVVTKTFDGEERNKALGIWSAMGGGGSAIGVLLGGLLTAGPGWQWVFYINLPIGLVVFTLLIRMLPSDRPSEQQGRLDVPGALLVTAGTGTAIYALINAGDRGWLSAATLGTLAGALVLYGVFAWVQRSGRSPLMDLRILTRRPVAAGTFMLLIATALMISMFFLGSFYLQHFKQYGALRTGLLFLPVAVAAIVGAHLAGQLVGRIGARPIAVAGFVITAVGVAVPAIWEGAAVIVIGMTVGTLGLGTAFVAASTTTFAQIDHREAGLASGILSTFHEFGASLGVAVVSSVAAASLAGTVSTGFARGFTFAAITAAVAAVLALIVVPAFKPSTGGVHVH
- a CDS encoding response regulator; the protein is MITVLVVDDDFMVARIHRGFVDRVDGFEVVGTANSGDQAVAALSELRPDLVLLDLYLPDVFGIELIARLRAVQPDVDILVITAAREADAVRGAVRQGVVNYLLKPFGFEDLRTRLHEYARRRASVPDQVTSQADVDRVLAPARPTVNRLPKGLSQETTDLVTAALRTTPENLSAAECAEKVGISRVSARRYLEFLCTQGQAQVTLRYGTTGRPERRYHWRS
- a CDS encoding MFS transporter, translating into MRTSVERVLKTVAGFAAFGLFWGAWGAILPAVRAGAGVNDGELGVALLMIGLGALVSMRFTGYLIDRYGGIVLPVVVALFAICGVLPALAGSVGSLIGALLLLGATSGATDVAINATGSHAEAASGRPVMNLAHGMFSVAVVVASLGTAGLRAAGVGALPILGATATLIIITATLALRPTSTQPTPNTTDPSTTPGGVGASSTPGAAGQGGAPGATGPSDLRRRRLEPALLVFGVLCAIAYLVENAWQSWSAVHLDTSLHAPAGLASSAPAVFAAAAATGRFAGNALLKRARPVQLLVVGGLVAAVGSLVAATANDPWAALIGIGVAGLGTSVCAPTIIGMAGAWAGPDRRAGAISVVTTIAYLGFLIGPAAVGAVSSEWSLPVALGGVAVLAVVVAAFAPVAGRIAGRRPLG
- a CDS encoding gamma carbonic anhydrase family protein gives rise to the protein MPLYSFEGKRPTVHPDAWIAPTATLVGDVVVEAGVSIWYGAVIRADLGTITIRAGANIQDNTVIHVGHNGCEIGPNATVGHQCLVHDCTIGEQALVGNGAIVLDGAVVGKRSLIAAGSTVTPGAVIPPESVAMGSPAKKIVPLEGTAKLFVDHNAAVYHTLAERHAATVELVEE
- a CDS encoding cupin domain-containing protein; the protein is MTEIAKSGAAVINRADGRDDGEEWTENYTQLPGGAGVSLILESTTQEGTGPRLHKHPYAETFIIRRGSATFTVDGEEIVGRAGQILVVPAHTPHKFRTGPGGYEAVHIHANPTFETIWLE
- a CDS encoding sensor histidine kinase, which produces MAVRRPTLAGQLLVLQLAIVVVVLVAVAAVSLAQSAATFNRVEGRRVTALAEQLSGNQTLRFGIRHPAPAEVLAPLLQTTLTQSGVTSITVADAQGRIIAATNPTTIGSSLTLGDAWVAEGRGWSGELRLGDGKELVSQVPVLSQGTDAAGRPDGTIGDHIGTVMVGEKAPSIWQRLRGASSYLAIYLGIACVLGLLGSWLLARRIKRQTLGLEPREIAGLAEHREAMLYGLAEGVVALDPQLRVTLVNDVGRRLLDLPSNAVGRSLGDLGIEGRLREVLAGEDEARDAVVVRRGRVLVMNRMEVLKDGRSLGSVTTLRDRTELAQLERELGSFRSSAELLRAQTHEFANQLHTISGLIQIGEYDEVVTYVGALNRYRESLDLTVTRRVHDTAVAALLMAKSSLAAERRVELRVSERTTLLRLDPALSADVATVVGNLVDNAIDAAAQSGTPLSPAWVEVELRQDATSVEILVRDSGPGVAPELAQEVFAHGFTTKAAAEGERGIGLAMTRLICRRRGGEVAVTNNADGGAAFVARMSAQRTPQGAR